A stretch of the Danio rerio strain Tuebingen ecotype United States chromosome 18, GRCz12tu, whole genome shotgun sequence genome encodes the following:
- the ap2m1b gene encoding AP-2 complex subunit mu-B isoform X2 yields the protein MIGGLFIYNHKGEVLISRVYRDDIGRNAVDAFRVNVIHARQQVRSPVTNIARTSFFHVKRSNIWLAAVTKQNVNAAMVFEFLYKMCDVMTAYFGKISEENIKNNFVLIYELLDEILDFGYPQNSETGALKTFITQQGIKSQTKEEQSQITSQVTGQIGWRREGIKYRRNELFLDVLESVNLLMSPQGQVLSAHVSGRVVMKSYLSGMPECKFGMNDKIVIDKQGKGGTTDDTGKSGKQSIAIDDCTFHQCVRLSKFDSERSISFIPPDGEYELMRYRTTKDIILPFRVIPLVREVGRTKLEVKVVIKSNFKPSLLAQKIEVRIPTPLNTSGVQVICMKGKAKYKASENAIVWKIKRMAGMKESQISAEIELLPTNDKKKWARPPISMNFEVPFAPSGLKVRYLKVFEPKLNYSDHDVIKWVRYIGRSGIYETRC from the exons ATGATTGGAGGACTCTTCATCTACAACCACAAGGGCGAGGTGCTGATCTCCCGTGTTTACCGCGATGACATTGG GAGGAATGCAGTGGACGCGTTTCGCGTAAACGTGATCCACGCGCGGCAGCAGGTTCGCTCACCTGTCACCAACATCGCCCGCACCAGCTTCTTCCATGTCAAGCGCTCTAACATCTGGCTGGCTGCCGTCACCAAGCAGAATGTCAATGCTGCCATGGTCTTCGAGTTCCTCTACAAGATGTGTGATGTCATGACCGCGTATTTCGGCAAGATCAGCGAGGAGAACATCAAGAACAACTTTGTATTGATCTACGAGCTCCTAGATG AGATCCTGGATTTTGGCTACCCACAAAACTCTGAGACTGGAGCCTTGAAGACCTTCATTACTCAACAGGGTATTAAGAGCCAG ACAAAAGAGGAGCAGTCTCAGATTACCAGTCAGGTCACAGGGCAGATCGGCTGGAGACGCGAGGGCATCAAATATCGCCGCAACGAGCTCTTCCTGGATGTACTGGAAAGTGTGAACTTGCTAATGTCACCGCAGG GTCAGGTGTTGAGTGCACACGTGTCGGGCCGTGTGGTCATGAAGAGTTACCTGAGCGGGATGCCAGAGTGCAAGTTTGGCATGAACGACAAGATTGTCATCGACAAGCAGGGCAAAGGTGGCACTACTGATGACACTGGCAAGAG TGGGAAACAGTCCATTGCGATCGATGACTGCACGTTCCACCAGTGTGTCCGTCTCAGCAAGTTTGACTCGGAGCGGAGTATTAGCTTTATTCCCCCTGACGGAGAGTATGAGCTCATGAG GTACCGCACAACTAAAGACATCATCCTTCCATTCCGCGTCATCCCACTGGTCCGTGAAGTGGGCCGCACCAAGCTGGAGGTCAAGGTGGTGATCAAATCCAACTTCAAACCCTCCCTGTTAGCACAGAAGATAGAG GTGCGCATTCCTACTCCACTCAACACCAGCGGGGTTCAGGTCATCTGTATGAAGGGGAAAGCCAAGTACAAAGCCAGCGAGAACGCCATTGTGTGGAA GATCAAGCGAATGGCTGGTATGAAGGAGTCTCAGATCAGCGCTGAGATCGAGCTGCTACCCACTAATGACAAAAAGAAGTGGGCTCGACCACCCATCTCCATGAACTTTGAG GTACCCTTTGCTCCATCAGGGCTGAAAGTGCGCTACCTGAAGGTCTTCGAGCCGAAGCTGAACTACAGCGACCATGATGTCATCAAATGGGTGCGTTACATCGGCCGCAGCGGCATCTATGAGACCCGCTGCTAA
- the ap2m1b gene encoding AP-2 complex subunit mu-B (The RefSeq protein has 2 substitutions compared to this genomic sequence) — protein sequence MIGGLFIYNHKGEVLISRVYRDDIGRNAVDAFRVNVIHARQQVRSPVTNIARTSFFHVKRSNIWLAAVTKQNVNAAMVFEFLYKMCDVMTAYFGKISEENIKNNFVLIYELLDEILDFGYPQNSETGALKTFITQQGIKSQHLTKEEQSQITSQVTGQIGWRREGIKYRRNELFLDVLESVNLLMSPQGQVLSAHVSGRVVMKSYLSGMPECKFGMNDKIVIDKQGKGGTTDDTGKSGKQSIAIDDCTFHQCVRLSKFDSERSISFIPPDGEYELMRYRTTKDIILPFRVIPLVREVGRTKLEVKVVIKSNFKPSLLAQKIEVRIPTPLNTSGVQVICMKGKAKYKASENAIVWKIKRMVGMKESQISAEIELLPTNDKKKWARPPISMNFEVPFAPSGLKVRYLKVFEPKLNYSDHDVIKWVRYIGRSGIYETRC from the exons ATGATTGGAGGACTCTTCATCTACAACCACAAGGGCGAGGTGCTGATCTCCCGTGTTTACCGCGATGACATTGG GAGGAATGCAGTGGACGCGTTTCGCGTAAACGTGATCCACGCGCGGCAGCAGGTTCGCTCACCTGTCACCAACATCGCCCGCACCAGCTTCTTCCATGTCAAGCGCTCTAACATCTGGCTGGCTGCCGTCACCAAGCAGAATGTCAATGCTGCCATGGTCTTCGAGTTCCTCTACAAGATGTGTGATGTCATGACCGCGTATTTCGGCAAGATCAGCGAGGAGAACATCAAGAACAACTTTGTATTGATCTACGAGCTCCTAGATG AGATCCTGGATTTTGGCTACCCACAAAACTCTGAGACTGGAGCCTTGAAGACCTTCATTACTCAACAGGGTATTAAGAGCCAG CATCAT ACAAAAGAGGAGCAGTCTCAGATTACCAGTCAGGTCACAGGGCAGATCGGCTGGAGACGCGAGGGCATCAAATATCGCCGCAACGAGCTCTTCCTGGATGTACTGGAAAGTGTGAACTTGCTAATGTCACCGCAGG GTCAGGTGTTGAGTGCACACGTGTCGGGCCGTGTGGTCATGAAGAGTTACCTGAGCGGGATGCCAGAGTGCAAGTTTGGCATGAACGACAAGATTGTCATCGACAAGCAGGGCAAAGGTGGCACTACTGATGACACTGGCAAGAG TGGGAAACAGTCCATTGCGATCGATGACTGCACGTTCCACCAGTGTGTCCGTCTCAGCAAGTTTGACTCGGAGCGGAGTATTAGCTTTATTCCCCCTGACGGAGAGTATGAGCTCATGAG GTACCGCACAACTAAAGACATCATCCTTCCATTCCGCGTCATCCCACTGGTCCGTGAAGTGGGCCGCACCAAGCTGGAGGTCAAGGTGGTGATCAAATCCAACTTCAAACCCTCCCTGTTAGCACAGAAGATAGAG GTGCGCATTCCTACTCCACTCAACACCAGCGGGGTTCAGGTCATCTGTATGAAGGGGAAAGCCAAGTACAAAGCCAGCGAGAACGCCATTGTGTGGAA GATCAAGCGAATGGCTGGTATGAAGGAGTCTCAGATCAGCGCTGAGATCGAGCTGCTACCCACTAATGACAAAAAGAAGTGGGCTCGACCACCCATCTCCATGAACTTTGAG GTACCCTTTGCTCCATCAGGGCTGAAAGTGCGCTACCTGAAGGTCTTCGAGCCGAAGCTGAACTACAGCGACCATGATGTCATCAAATGGGTGCGTTACATCGGCCGCAGCGGCATCTATGAGACCCGCTGCTAA
- the ap2m1b gene encoding AP-2 complex subunit mu-B isoform X1: MSPQGQVLSAHVSGRVVMKSYLSGMPECKFGMNDKIVIDKQGKGGTTDDTGKSGKQSIAIDDCTFHQCVRLSKFDSERSISFIPPDGEYELMRYRTTKDIILPFRVIPLVREVGRTKLEVKVVIKSNFKPSLLAQKIEVRIPTPLNTSGVQVICMKGKAKYKASENAIVWKIKRMAGMKESQISAEIELLPTNDKKKWARPPISMNFEVPFAPSGLKVRYLKVFEPKLNYSDHDVIKWVRYIGRSGIYETRC, translated from the exons ATGTCACCGCAGG GTCAGGTGTTGAGTGCACACGTGTCGGGCCGTGTGGTCATGAAGAGTTACCTGAGCGGGATGCCAGAGTGCAAGTTTGGCATGAACGACAAGATTGTCATCGACAAGCAGGGCAAAGGTGGCACTACTGATGACACTGGCAAGAG TGGGAAACAGTCCATTGCGATCGATGACTGCACGTTCCACCAGTGTGTCCGTCTCAGCAAGTTTGACTCGGAGCGGAGTATTAGCTTTATTCCCCCTGACGGAGAGTATGAGCTCATGAG GTACCGCACAACTAAAGACATCATCCTTCCATTCCGCGTCATCCCACTGGTCCGTGAAGTGGGCCGCACCAAGCTGGAGGTCAAGGTGGTGATCAAATCCAACTTCAAACCCTCCCTGTTAGCACAGAAGATAGAG GTGCGCATTCCTACTCCACTCAACACCAGCGGGGTTCAGGTCATCTGTATGAAGGGGAAAGCCAAGTACAAAGCCAGCGAGAACGCCATTGTGTGGAA GATCAAGCGAATGGCTGGTATGAAGGAGTCTCAGATCAGCGCTGAGATCGAGCTGCTACCCACTAATGACAAAAAGAAGTGGGCTCGACCACCCATCTCCATGAACTTTGAG GTACCCTTTGCTCCATCAGGGCTGAAAGTGCGCTACCTGAAGGTCTTCGAGCCGAAGCTGAACTACAGCGACCATGATGTCATCAAATGGGTGCGTTACATCGGCCGCAGCGGCATCTATGAGACCCGCTGCTAA